From a single Anomaloglossus baeobatrachus isolate aAnoBae1 chromosome 4, aAnoBae1.hap1, whole genome shotgun sequence genomic region:
- the LOC142301227 gene encoding olfactory receptor 11L1-like, with amino-acid sequence MYFSNSSTITKIILLGFQNLQNFKICFLLLLLIMYCVTVCGNLLIIVVVSSSRLLHSPMYFFLTLLSFSDFLLTSIIAPNMLHVVLYEGTSVSFIGCLIQFYLYVASEALECLLLAVMSYDRYQAICHPLHYTSIMTFTFCKKAVLLCWVMMFGGVLNLSLLMNQLQFCGPNIIDHFFCDFDPILELSCSDTFIMKIEDMILATPFALCPFTVIMVSYAYIISGILKIPSVIGRQKTFSTCSSHLTVVSLYYGSIICIYLFPNSENVKKILSLFYTTVTPLLNPMIYSLRNRDIKQKFKRLIKKCLWIFK; translated from the coding sequence ATGTATTTCAGCAATTCCAGCACGATAACTAAAATCATTCTCTTAGGATTTCAGAATTTACAAAATTTTAAGATTTGCTTCCTTCTTCTCCTGCTTATCATGTACTGTGTGACCGTTTGTGGAAACCTCCTGATCATTGTGGTGGTGTCCTCCAGCCGATTGCTCCACTCTCCCATGTACTTCTTTCTCACACTACTCTCCTTCTCAGATTTTCTACTCACTTCCATTATTGCTCCCAACATGCTCCACGTTGTGCTGTATGAGGGAACTTCTGTGTCTTTTATTGGCTGTTTGATACAGTTTTATCTCTATGTCGCATCTGAAGCCTTGGAATGTCTTCTCCTGGCCGTGATGTCCTATGACCGGTATCAGGCCATCTGTCACCCTCTACACTACACGTCGATCATGACTTTCACATTTTGTAAAAAAGCTGTTCTCTTGTGTTGGGTGATGATGTTTGGTGGTGTATTGAATCTTTCACTGCTAATGAATCAATTACAGTTCTGTGGACCGAATATCATTGACCACTTCTTCTGTGATTTCGATCCAATCCTTGAGCTTTCCTGCTCAGACACATTCATCATGAAAATAGAAGACATGATATTGGCAACACCCTTTGCACTGTGCCCTTTTACTGTGATTATGGTTTCTTATGCATATATTATCTCCGGTATACTTAAGATCCCATCTGTAATCGGCCGGCAGAAGaccttctccacctgcagctcccacctgaCTGTGGTATCTTTATATTACGGATCCATTATTTGTATCTATTTATTTCCGAATTCTGAGAATGTGAAGAAAATTCTCTCCCTGTTTTACACAACTGTAACTCCACTCCTCAACCCTATGATATATAGTCTACGTAATAGAGATATTAAGCAGAAATTTAAAAGGCTCATAAAAAAATGTCTTTGGATCTTCAAataa
- the LOC142304401 gene encoding olfactory receptor 11L1-like has protein sequence MHFSNSSTITKIILLGFQNLQNFRICFLLLLLIIYCVTVCGNLLIILVVSSSRLLHSPMYFFLTQLSFSDILLTSLIAPNMLHTVLYEGTSVSFIGCLIQFYLYVASEALECLLLAVMSYDRYQAICHPLHYTSIMTFTFCKKAVVFCWVMMFVGVLSLSVPMNQLQFCGPNIIDHFFCDLYPILELSCSDTFLMKIETMILAAPFALCPFTVIMVSYAYIISAILKIPSVTGRQKTFSTCSSHLTVVSLYYGTIICIYVFPNSENVKKFLSLFYTAVTPLLNPMIYSLRNSDIKQEFKRLISKISLDLQIIRYFGLSTLSNVHK, from the coding sequence ATGCATTTCAGCAATTCCAGTACGATAACTAAAATCATTCTCTTAGGATTTCAGAATTTACAAAATTTTAGGATTTGCTTCCTTCTTCTCCTGCTTATCATCTACTGTGTGACCGTATGTGGAAACCtcctgatcattctggtggtgtCCTCCAGCCGATTGCTCCACTCTCCCATGTACTTCTTCCTGACACAACTCTCCTTCTCAGATATTCTACTCACTTCCCTTATTGCTCCCAACATGCTCCACACTGTGCTGTATGAGGGAACGTCTGTGTCTTTTATTGGCTGTTTGATACAGTTTTATCTCTATGTCGCATCTGAAGCCTTGGAATGTCTTCTCCTGGCCGTGATGTCCTATGACCGGTATCAGGCCATCTGTCACCCTCTACACTACACGTCGATCATGACTTTCACATTTTGTAAAAAAGCTGTTGTTTTCTGTTGGGTGATGATGTTTGTTGGTGTATTAAGTCTTTCTGTGCCAATGAATCAGTTACAGTTCTGTGGACCGAACATCATTGACCACTTCTTCTGTGATTTGTATCCAATCCTTGAACTTTCCTGCTCAGACACATTCCTCATGAAAATAGAAACCATGATATTAGCAGCACCCTTTGCACTGTGCCCTTTTACTGTGATTATGGTTTCTTATGCATATATTATCTCCGCCATACTGAAGATCCCATCTGTGACTGGACGGCAGAAGaccttctccacctgcagctcccacctgaCTGTGGTGTCTTTATATTACGGAACCATTATTTGTATCTATGTATTTCCAAATTCGGAAAATGTGAAGAAATTCCTCTCCCTATTTTACACAGCTGTAACTCCACTTCTCAACCCTATGATATATAGTCTACGTAATAGCGATATTAAGCAGGAATTTAAAAGGCTCATAAGCAAAATATCTTTGGACCTTCAAATAATTAGATATTTTGGTCTTTCTACCTTGTCTAATGTGCATAAATAA